One Desulfurella sp. genomic region harbors:
- the modB gene encoding molybdate ABC transporter permease subunit has product MSDFLLPLYLTFKLAIIATVVLFFIGIFAAYFLAYTKSKLRFVYEALVNIPLFLPPIVLGFYILVIFSPASFLGKILEYFGIKLVFSFSGLVVGSILYSFPFMVNPLVSGFRALPKSLKEASYTLGKTKLETFFKVLLPNMKPSILSAIVLTFVHTIGEFGVVLMIGGNIPGVTKVASIAIFDASMALNYKLANFYSLVLSLVSLSFLMFVFFINKKFVSNDRS; this is encoded by the coding sequence GTGAGTGATTTTTTACTGCCGCTTTACCTGACATTTAAACTTGCAATTATTGCTACAGTGGTGTTATTTTTTATTGGTATTTTCGCTGCATATTTTTTAGCATATACAAAGTCTAAGCTGCGTTTTGTATATGAAGCTTTGGTAAATATACCTTTGTTTTTGCCGCCAATTGTTTTAGGTTTTTATATACTTGTAATTTTTAGTCCTGCTTCGTTTTTGGGTAAAATACTGGAATATTTTGGTATAAAACTTGTATTTAGTTTTTCTGGACTTGTTGTTGGAAGCATTCTCTACAGTTTTCCATTTATGGTAAATCCTCTGGTATCAGGATTTAGAGCTTTACCTAAATCTCTCAAAGAAGCCTCGTATACACTGGGCAAAACAAAACTTGAAACATTCTTTAAGGTTTTATTGCCAAACATGAAGCCGTCTATTTTAAGCGCAATTGTTTTGACATTCGTTCACACAATTGGCGAATTTGGTGTTGTATTGATGATTGGTGGCAATATTCCAGGTGTCACAAAAGTTGCTTCTATAGCTATTTTTGATGCTTCTATGGCACTTAACTACAAATTGGCAAACTTTTACTCGCTTGTTTTGTCATTAGTATCTTTGAGTTTTTTGATGTTTGTATTTTTTATCAATAAAAAATTCGTATCAAATGATAGAAGTTAA
- a CDS encoding DtxR family transcriptional regulator → MVYLSETQEDYLLDILEHTTKSTVARIKDIAQTRNVSLPTVVSAIKTLAEKNIINHEKYGYITLTDYGIELAKNLLERKKNILRFLTFTLGIPEDIAIIDAHKLEHDLSKQTYEQFIKLTDFLAANPLIKEQFDKFAKREAYMKLNEINVGETAKIVKIENSPIKSKLLSMGTTPGVQIKVEKVAPLGDPIEVTLLGYHLTLRKDEAEKIIVER, encoded by the coding sequence ATGGTTTACTTAAGTGAAACGCAAGAAGATTACTTGCTTGATATCTTAGAGCACACAACAAAAAGTACAGTTGCCCGTATAAAAGATATAGCCCAAACAAGAAATGTAAGTTTACCTACAGTTGTTAGTGCAATAAAAACGCTTGCAGAAAAAAATATTATTAACCATGAAAAATACGGTTATATAACGCTTACAGATTACGGTATTGAACTTGCAAAAAATTTACTTGAGCGCAAAAAAAATATACTAAGATTTTTAACTTTTACGCTGGGAATTCCAGAAGATATAGCAATTATAGACGCTCACAAACTTGAACATGATTTATCCAAACAAACTTATGAACAATTTATAAAGTTAACAGATTTTTTAGCAGCAAATCCGCTTATTAAAGAACAATTTGATAAATTTGCAAAAAGGGAGGCATATATGAAGTTAAACGAGATTAATGTGGGCGAAACAGCTAAAATTGTCAAAATAGAAAACTCTCCAATAAAAAGCAAATTGCTTTCTATGGGTACAACGCCAGGTGTGCAGATTAAAGTAGAAAAAGTCGCACCTCTTGGAGATCCAATTGAGGTAACGCTTCTTGGATATCATTTAACACTAAGAAAAGACGAGGCGGAGAAAATAATTGTTGAGAGGTGA
- a CDS encoding FeoA family protein — MSEVKALSEFLQNGHTKFEVVKIEGGRELKDYLKDEGVEEGKILVLEPSVIHEHHGPLAVEFGSKEVILSQGIAEKIIVEAYGAKKNLLELEANDTGIIKSFECGKKVKEGLDKIGLKENINIKVKGHLTDETYNIECNGQLVELCTGEASMLLIKTGEKILQLPQLKTGDEGKLEYIISGIALEERLKDAGIQVGKTIKLVSKTSVSGPAKHTGCNFHFLVEGKRVSIGHGITQKIKVKPVE, encoded by the coding sequence ATGTCTGAAGTAAAAGCTTTAAGCGAATTTTTGCAAAATGGTCACACTAAGTTTGAAGTGGTAAAGATTGAAGGAGGTAGAGAACTAAAAGACTATCTCAAAGATGAAGGTGTAGAAGAAGGTAAAATATTAGTTTTAGAACCAAGCGTAATTCATGAACATCACGGACCGCTAGCAGTAGAGTTTGGTTCTAAGGAGGTTATCTTAAGTCAGGGTATTGCAGAAAAGATAATTGTCGAAGCATATGGCGCTAAAAAAAATCTCCTGGAGCTTGAAGCAAACGACACAGGGATTATTAAAAGTTTTGAGTGCGGCAAAAAGGTAAAAGAAGGCTTAGACAAAATCGGCTTAAAAGAAAATATAAACATAAAGGTAAAAGGACACCTAACAGATGAAACATACAATATAGAGTGCAATGGACAATTGGTTGAGCTTTGCACAGGCGAGGCCTCAATGCTTTTGATAAAAACAGGCGAAAAAATCCTCCAACTACCACAACTCAAAACAGGCGACGAAGGCAAACTTGAATACATAATAAGCGGAATTGCACTGGAAGAAAGACTAAAAGATGCAGGCATACAGGTAGGCAAAACTATAAAGCTTGTCTCAAAAACATCCGTTTCTGGTCCAGCAAAACATACAGGTTGCAATTTTCACTTTTTAGTTGAAGGTAAAAGGGTTTCAATTGGTCATGGCATAACTCAAAAAATTAAAGTCAAACCTGTTGAATAG
- a CDS encoding DUF2116 family Zn-ribbon domain-containing protein, translated as MFCPNCGTQIPDDSKFCPNCGTRFDKPQSKNTNDFLNSVLFLKEMLTPKLLQFFYWLSLFGIALVSIGMMTRGVYFILAAPIVFVLLFLLIRVYFEFIIVVFRIYEELKQINEKTN; from the coding sequence ATGTTTTGTCCAAATTGTGGTACTCAAATACCAGATGATTCAAAATTTTGTCCAAATTGTGGTACAAGATTTGATAAACCTCAAAGTAAAAACACAAATGATTTTCTAAACAGTGTTTTGTTTTTAAAGGAAATGCTTACACCAAAGTTGTTGCAATTTTTTTACTGGTTAAGCTTATTTGGTATTGCGCTTGTAAGTATAGGTATGATGACAAGAGGAGTTTATTTTATCTTAGCTGCTCCAATAGTATTTGTTTTGTTATTTTTGCTTATTAGAGTTTATTTTGAGTTTATTATTGTTGTTTTTAGAATTTATGAGGAACTAAAACAAATAAATGAAAAAACAAATTAG
- a CDS encoding FeoA domain-containing protein produces MSLILADENAEYEVVRIEGGHGSYTKFLEMGLVPGARLKVIYNAKGPIIIAINGSKYALGKGLASKIIIKEVA; encoded by the coding sequence ATGTCACTAATTTTAGCAGATGAAAATGCTGAGTATGAAGTTGTAAGAATAGAAGGCGGTCATGGATCGTACACAAAATTTTTAGAAATGGGTTTAGTACCAGGTGCAAGGCTGAAGGTAATCTATAACGCAAAAGGACCTATAATTATTGCAATAAACGGTTCAAAGTATGCTTTAGGCAAAGGTCTGGCTTCAAAGATTATAATTAAGGAGGTTGCATGA
- the cobO gene encoding cob(I)yrinic acid a,c-diamide adenosyltransferase — MKEKGYVQVYTGNGKGKTTAAIGLTIRSLGAGLKVLFVQFVKGLPYSEHKALSRFENLTIKQFGRPEFIHSKPSDEDIKAAKDGYNYVMDIFTNSPNLFDVVVLDEANIAVFFGLFSDDELIELINKKPQNTELVITGRYATQKVIDRADLVTEMKEIKHYYTQGVIARDGIEK; from the coding sequence ATGAAAGAAAAAGGCTATGTACAAGTATACACAGGAAACGGCAAAGGTAAAACAACCGCAGCAATTGGTTTAACAATAAGATCTTTAGGAGCAGGATTAAAGGTTTTGTTTGTGCAATTTGTTAAAGGATTACCCTACAGCGAACACAAGGCGCTTTCAAGGTTTGAAAACCTCACAATAAAGCAATTTGGCAGACCGGAATTTATTCACTCAAAACCTTCAGACGAAGACATTAAAGCTGCAAAAGATGGGTACAATTATGTAATGGATATATTTACCAATAGCCCGAATCTTTTTGATGTTGTTGTATTGGACGAAGCAAATATTGCCGTGTTTTTTGGACTTTTTAGTGATGATGAGCTTATTGAGCTAATTAATAAAAAGCCCCAAAATACTGAGCTTGTAATAACTGGCAGATATGCAACGCAAAAAGTCATAGATAGAGCTGATTTGGTTACAGAAATGAAAGAAATAAAACACTACTATACGCAAGGCGTAATAGCAAGAGATGGCATAGAAAAATAA
- a CDS encoding LUD domain-containing protein has product MKEEDLVNDKFLQDALSRLETNYFQKRKHLEEIFDYEHYKNLTQTVKQKNIKNLESNTQALIENLKKKNIDVVYAQNTTDACNAILNILKKNNVKSVVKSKSLTTEEIHLNEFLKTNNIDAYETDLGEWLVQIANQPSTHMTAPAIHMSKEKIQNLLNEKFGENLSSDLDELVQFSKNKIREYFNYTHAGIFGSNVVTKDGLFFIVSNEGNVEHVLLKNINICVIGIDKIVENIEEALTIVDFLPKSATAQLSTSYVDCFEKPFGKFHVILLDNGRSKLSKNNEFSPILQCIRCGACQNACCVYTTVSGLAFRGDAYAGPIGVLLSYLTKYPDIGEFANYCLGCMACDSICSSKIPIQSLILKIKSKNPTNSLIKDKILDSLTNYSLLHLSIGIMSKLFKDQMKFNNKTLDEYFGFDFRAFPKPNKKSFDLIKTQKSNIGLFAGCAVNIFYDNLGNDCLSLAKKLNTNISVIKQSACCGAACYYNGKQSQAVNSAKKVSTQIEQYDEVIFLDPHCQHMIERDYFELAGIDLNAALVDAGSYFLKKIDKNKLKPLNKKITYHHPCHLLRGLKTSLILESFIKEIEPKFVNLNESDKCCGFAGSYSIMHKSISKKLVEKKVNNIVDTDAEIVITACPGCIMQIQGFIQNKGLNIKVMHFVSYLNEILGG; this is encoded by the coding sequence ATGAAAGAAGAAGATTTAGTAAATGATAAATTCTTGCAGGACGCCCTATCTAGACTTGAAACAAATTATTTTCAAAAAAGAAAACATTTAGAAGAAATATTTGACTATGAGCATTACAAAAATCTAACACAAACAGTAAAGCAAAAAAATATAAAAAATCTTGAATCAAACACACAGGCTCTTATCGAAAATTTAAAGAAAAAAAACATAGATGTTGTTTATGCACAAAATACTACTGATGCTTGCAATGCTATATTAAATATACTAAAAAAAAATAATGTAAAATCTGTTGTAAAGTCAAAATCACTAACAACAGAAGAAATTCATCTTAATGAATTCTTAAAAACCAACAATATAGATGCTTACGAAACGGATCTTGGAGAATGGCTTGTTCAAATTGCAAACCAGCCAAGCACCCATATGACAGCTCCTGCAATACATATGTCAAAAGAAAAAATCCAAAACCTGCTTAATGAAAAGTTTGGTGAAAATTTATCGAGTGATTTAGATGAACTAGTTCAATTTTCTAAAAATAAAATTAGAGAATACTTTAATTATACTCATGCAGGTATTTTTGGATCAAATGTTGTAACCAAAGATGGCTTATTTTTTATTGTAAGCAATGAAGGAAATGTAGAACATGTTTTACTAAAAAACATTAATATATGTGTAATTGGAATAGACAAAATTGTAGAAAACATTGAAGAAGCATTAACTATTGTTGATTTTTTGCCAAAATCCGCAACTGCCCAGTTATCAACATCCTATGTAGATTGTTTTGAAAAACCTTTTGGCAAATTTCATGTAATACTGCTGGATAACGGCAGAAGCAAATTATCAAAAAATAATGAATTCTCACCAATTTTGCAATGTATTCGCTGCGGTGCATGTCAAAATGCATGTTGCGTATATACAACTGTAAGTGGTTTGGCTTTTAGAGGCGATGCGTACGCTGGTCCAATTGGTGTTTTACTATCATATTTGACTAAATATCCTGATATTGGAGAGTTTGCAAATTATTGCCTTGGTTGTATGGCTTGTGATTCTATTTGTTCAAGCAAAATTCCCATACAATCTCTAATACTGAAAATTAAATCAAAAAACCCAACAAATAGCCTGATTAAAGATAAAATATTGGATAGCCTGACAAATTATTCTCTTTTGCACTTATCTATTGGCATTATGTCAAAATTATTCAAAGACCAGATGAAATTTAATAATAAAACACTTGATGAGTATTTTGGATTTGATTTTAGAGCATTTCCAAAACCAAACAAAAAATCATTTGATCTAATAAAAACACAAAAATCAAACATTGGTTTATTCGCTGGATGCGCTGTGAACATTTTTTATGATAATTTAGGCAACGATTGTTTAAGTTTAGCAAAAAAACTCAATACCAATATTTCGGTAATCAAACAGAGTGCCTGTTGTGGAGCTGCTTGTTATTACAACGGAAAACAATCTCAAGCTGTAAATAGCGCAAAAAAAGTTTCAACCCAGATAGAACAATATGATGAAGTTATTTTTTTGGATCCTCACTGCCAACATATGATTGAAAGAGATTACTTTGAGCTTGCAGGCATAGACCTAAATGCTGCATTAGTTGATGCAGGCTCTTATTTTCTTAAAAAAATAGATAAAAATAAGTTAAAACCACTTAACAAAAAAATCACATACCATCATCCGTGCCATTTACTTAGGGGACTTAAAACTTCTTTGATATTGGAATCATTTATCAAAGAAATAGAGCCAAAATTTGTTAATTTAAATGAAAGTGATAAGTGTTGCGGTTTTGCTGGAAGTTATTCTATAATGCACAAAAGTATATCAAAAAAACTTGTTGAAAAAAAAGTAAACAATATTGTTGATACTGATGCAGAAATTGTAATTACAGCTTGCCCTGGATGTATCATGCAAATACAAGGATTTATACAAAATAAAGGTCTTAATATTAAAGTAATGCATTTTGTTTCTTATTTGAACGAAATTTTAGGAGGCTAA
- the feoB gene encoding ferrous iron transport protein B, with the protein MKSFTVALIGNPNVGKSAIFNELTGSSAHVGNWPGVTVEKKEGKFTYLDAQINVVDLPGIYSLSANSIDERIARDFIVKEKPDLVVCIVDSTNLVRNLYLFVSLKELGVKTLLVLNMIDLIEDKLEIDTTKLSSSLKTRVVKTSATKKIGIGELKEAIFDELHYEQEPLFVDYGSDIERSIDKLNSLLNGTNLAYNKRFLSIKLLEQDPLIIEELKKLNKDSIIENALLEINSLEKIYPDLETEIIEKRYGLIEGVVKNSTKHLVSIEDRLTTSDKIDKIVTNRYLGIPLFAIAMLIVFEATFKIGGFFADYIEQFFGWSGDTLSQYIHNPLLQSFVKDGLIGGVGTVIVFLPNILILFLFLSFLEDVGYMARAAFVMDRLMHSIGLPGRAFIPLILGFGCNVPAIMATRTIADEKDRLLTILINPFISCTARLPIYVLFTGIFFKENHPGLIIFSLYALGIIVAILSAKLFRSTIPQLKGKVSFLIMELPIYRMPTIKAVLLHAWERSREFLKKAGTIILLGVILVWLLSSLPFGVKYASEQSFVGALGKFFAPILSPSGFGFWQAAVALIFGLLAKETVVGTMGTLFGGEDKLSIALPHLFSPLSAYAFMVMSLLYIPCIATIGVIYKETNSLKWTAFSVFYSLFVGWISATLIYQIGSIL; encoded by the coding sequence ATGAAAAGCTTTACAGTTGCCTTAATCGGCAATCCAAATGTAGGAAAATCAGCCATATTTAACGAACTAACTGGCTCAAGCGCACATGTTGGCAACTGGCCTGGTGTTACAGTAGAAAAAAAAGAAGGTAAATTCACATACCTTGACGCACAAATTAATGTAGTAGATTTACCAGGTATTTACAGCTTAAGTGCAAATTCCATAGATGAACGCATAGCACGAGACTTTATAGTAAAAGAAAAACCAGATTTAGTTGTTTGCATTGTAGATTCTACAAATTTAGTAAGAAATTTGTATTTGTTTGTATCGCTGAAAGAACTTGGAGTCAAAACATTACTTGTGTTAAATATGATAGATCTAATAGAAGATAAATTGGAAATCGATACAACAAAACTATCTTCCAGTCTTAAAACACGCGTTGTTAAAACCTCAGCTACAAAAAAAATAGGTATTGGCGAACTAAAAGAAGCAATATTTGATGAACTTCACTATGAGCAAGAACCGCTTTTTGTTGACTACGGGTCAGATATTGAGCGCTCAATAGACAAGCTAAATAGCCTACTAAACGGCACCAATTTGGCATACAACAAGCGTTTTTTGTCCATAAAGCTATTAGAGCAAGACCCTTTGATAATTGAAGAGCTAAAAAAACTAAATAAAGACAGTATTATAGAAAATGCTTTGCTTGAAATAAACAGCCTTGAAAAAATATACCCTGATTTAGAAACAGAAATTATTGAAAAGAGGTATGGTCTAATAGAAGGCGTTGTAAAAAATTCAACAAAACATTTAGTAAGCATCGAAGATAGACTAACAACATCGGATAAAATAGACAAAATTGTAACGAACAGATATCTGGGTATACCGCTTTTTGCTATTGCAATGCTTATAGTTTTTGAAGCTACATTTAAAATAGGTGGTTTTTTTGCAGACTACATAGAGCAATTTTTTGGGTGGTCTGGCGATACACTATCCCAATACATCCATAACCCGCTTTTGCAATCATTTGTAAAAGATGGACTCATTGGAGGCGTTGGCACGGTAATTGTATTTTTACCCAATATACTGATTTTGTTTTTATTTTTATCGTTTTTGGAAGATGTTGGCTATATGGCAAGAGCAGCTTTTGTTATGGATAGACTGATGCATAGCATAGGACTTCCAGGTAGGGCTTTTATACCTTTGATACTGGGTTTTGGATGCAATGTACCAGCTATTATGGCAACGCGCACAATTGCTGATGAAAAAGATAGATTACTTACCATACTTATAAATCCTTTTATTTCCTGTACTGCACGCTTGCCTATATATGTTTTGTTTACTGGAATTTTTTTCAAAGAAAACCATCCCGGCCTTATTATTTTTTCACTTTATGCTTTAGGTATAATCGTGGCAATATTGAGTGCAAAATTATTCAGAAGCACAATACCACAACTTAAAGGTAAAGTATCGTTTTTGATAATGGAGCTTCCTATCTACAGAATGCCTACAATAAAAGCCGTCTTGTTGCATGCATGGGAACGATCAAGAGAATTTTTAAAAAAAGCTGGTACAATTATTCTACTTGGCGTTATTTTGGTGTGGTTGCTATCAAGTCTACCATTTGGCGTAAAATATGCAAGTGAGCAATCATTTGTAGGCGCTTTAGGTAAGTTTTTTGCACCTATTCTATCACCATCTGGGTTTGGGTTCTGGCAAGCAGCGGTAGCTTTAATTTTTGGACTTTTAGCCAAAGAAACCGTTGTTGGCACAATGGGAACACTCTTTGGTGGCGAAGATAAACTATCTATAGCGCTACCTCACCTATTTAGCCCGCTGAGTGCTTATGCTTTTATGGTAATGAGTTTGCTCTATATTCCCTGCATTGCAACAATTGGTGTAATTTACAAGGAAACAAATTCATTAAAGTGGACTGCTTTTAGCGTTTTTTACAGTTTATTCGTTGGATGGATTAGTGCAACTTTAATTTACCAGATAGGATCAATTTTATAG
- a CDS encoding TOBE domain-containing protein — translation MVINEIEGVLENTEFSNGVYFFEVNVKGDTFFVLQLQNGCDKLNTVKLRFRENDVSIAKKTISEISISNIHKAIVKSIENGYLLARIELLYKDHPIYSLITNKSLKKLNIKVNNEVYFLVKAISIEVLCE, via the coding sequence ATGGTAATTAATGAAATTGAAGGTGTATTAGAAAATACGGAATTTTCAAATGGTGTGTACTTTTTTGAAGTTAATGTAAAAGGCGATACTTTTTTTGTTTTGCAGTTACAAAATGGATGCGACAAACTAAATACTGTAAAGTTAAGGTTTCGTGAAAATGATGTAAGTATTGCAAAAAAGACAATCTCAGAAATTAGCATTTCAAATATACACAAGGCTATTGTAAAGAGCATAGAAAATGGCTACTTACTTGCAAGAATTGAGCTTTTATACAAAGATCATCCTATTTATAGTTTAATAACAAACAAATCGCTTAAAAAACTTAATATAAAAGTTAACAACGAAGTTTATTTTTTGGTAAAAGCTATTTCTATAGAGGTTTTATGTGAGTGA
- a CDS encoding sulfate/molybdate ABC transporter ATP-binding protein, whose translation MIEVKLKKKLFTFELNVDLTIQGNDFVSIFGPSGAGKTTILRLIAGLDKPDSGYIYVDGKVWYSSKDNIDLPVRLRKIGFVFQDYALFENMSVAKNVEFALESKKDSGYVDELLELVHLKEYKNEKISLLSGGQKQRLALIRALARKPKVLLLDEPMSALDWSLRATLQDELLFLQKKFNITAIMVSHEISEVAKLSDYIFVIKNGKITKQGKPQAIFDIDTNNVNIFGTVIDKKASDLLGILKVLIGNSIVYIPTNKNQFSNLSIGDKILITTKAFNFSTKKIILD comes from the coding sequence ATGATAGAAGTTAAGTTAAAAAAGAAACTTTTTACATTTGAATTAAATGTGGATTTAACTATACAAGGAAATGATTTTGTATCAATTTTTGGTCCATCGGGTGCTGGTAAAACCACTATTTTAAGGCTTATTGCAGGCCTTGATAAACCAGATTCTGGCTATATCTATGTTGATGGTAAAGTGTGGTATTCAAGTAAAGACAATATAGATTTGCCGGTCAGGCTACGGAAAATAGGTTTTGTTTTTCAGGATTATGCCTTGTTTGAGAATATGAGTGTGGCAAAAAATGTAGAGTTTGCGCTTGAATCAAAAAAAGATTCTGGATATGTTGATGAGTTGCTTGAACTGGTGCATTTAAAAGAGTATAAAAATGAAAAAATTAGTTTATTGTCTGGTGGGCAAAAGCAAAGACTTGCACTAATTAGAGCTTTAGCTAGAAAACCGAAAGTTTTGCTTTTAGATGAGCCTATGTCTGCTTTGGATTGGTCACTGAGGGCAACATTGCAAGATGAGTTATTGTTTTTGCAAAAAAAATTTAACATTACTGCTATAATGGTTAGCCATGAAATTTCAGAAGTAGCAAAGCTAAGCGATTATATTTTTGTTATAAAAAATGGCAAAATAACAAAGCAGGGCAAACCTCAAGCAATTTTTGATATAGACACAAATAATGTAAATATTTTTGGAACAGTAATTGATAAAAAAGCTAGCGATCTTTTAGGTATACTAAAGGTACTAATAGGAAATAGTATAGTTTATATACCTACAAATAAAAACCAGTTTTCAAATCTATCTATTGGTGACAAAATACTTATAACTACAAAAGCGTTTAATTTTTCTACAAAAAAAATTATACTTGATTAA